From the genome of Treponema sp. J25:
TGTTAATTTTTTGAAGCCAGCTTTTATATCTTAATGAATGAAAATAGTGGATAAATTCTTTTCTTGCTTCTTTACACTCAATTATGGGTTGTTTTGTATAAACAATTGGGCTAGCAATAAGATTTGTTTTATAAAAATTATTTGATGCACAATGAGTTCCACTATTGTCCATTCCTATGTTTTGAACCAAACTTTCCCTTGGATAAAGGGTATACATATTATTAATAAAAGCACTGGCATACCAGCGAATCGCCCAGGAATTATTTTCTCCTTTTATTTGTTCTAATAGCATCCTTGTATAAGGATAAGAATTATCAAAATCAAATTCTTTCTTTAATTTCTTTTCTAAGATTTTTTTTAAAAGAATAGAACCGTCTTTTTCAAAATAGTCCCACGCTCTTTTCCATGTTGCCCATCCCCAACAATCGGCTCCTTTAATAAAAAATGTTTCTGAAAGTTTTTTGCGATTTTTTAGTGGGTATACATATCCATGAATAGATGCAACAGTATGGTCTTCGTTGTATATTTCTAAAAAATTATTCATGTATTCAAGAAAATAAGGGGAAACGAGTAAATCATCTTCTAAGACAATAACTTTATTGAATTGGGAGAC
Proteins encoded in this window:
- a CDS encoding glycosyltransferase, producing MKLAPICLFVYNRPFHTKQCINALLKNNLSESSELFIFSDAPKSEKQEKNVQEVRSYIKSITGFKRINIIEREFNYGLAQNIIDGVTTIVSQFNKVIVLEDDLLVSPYFLEYMNNFLEIYNEDHTVASIHGYVYPLKNRKKLSETFFIKGADCWGWATWKRAWDYFEKDGSILLKKILEKKLKKEFDFDNSYPYTRMLLEQIKGENNSWAIRWYASAFINNMYTLYPRESLVQNIGMDNSGTHCASNNFYKTNLIASPIVYTKQPIIECKEARKEFIHYFHSLRYKSWLQKINNIFKK